The sequence below is a genomic window from Aureispira sp. CCB-E.
TATGACTGTTATTATGGTCCTTACAATGGTTGTGCTAACTCTGAATTAGATTTTAATGGACTTCGCACGACAAAAAACGAGACCGTTTTGCCTCATGGAGATGTCGCCAATTTAACAGGAACGTATAGACTATGGGTAAGAAAACAAGACTTTACAAATAACCTAGACACACAATATATCAAAAATGTAGTAGTGACTACTTCGGGAAATTCTTTTTTCTTTGATCAGCAAAGGTTTTCTTTAGATTTATTTGATAGTTATCAAAATTACACTTCTTTGTATATTTACTCTTATTATAGACGTGAGGTATCTAGAAACATCTACTGGCATAATGATAGTTTGTCTTTACAGTATTCGAAGATTATTAATGATGCTAGTATTGGCTACTCATCTTCTGTTCGCTATACCTACCGAGGCAGGAAGGAATAATGTTTATTTTTTCTAATAGTAGTTCGTTGATTAGCTCGCTACGCTCGTGAGATCGCAAGCTTAGTTACCAAAAAGATAAAAAAATACATTTATATTAGCATTGATAATCAGTGCTTTAATGTAAAATACGACAAGGGTGCAACTTGCTGGTTATCAACTGCGCAGCACTCACGAAGTAAACTAATAAAGTTTTTCAACGACCACGTAGTAGCAGCGCAGCTAACTATTGTTCTAAGTCATCAGATTGAGTCCTTTTTTAGAGGGTATTTTGACGATTCATATAGTATGGAGTTATAGGTCATCGAAAATTTTTGAGTACCAACTTTGATCGTATACTTCCTTTGTTCCCTTGTTTTTTGTCTAAAAATTGATTTAATTTTCTCCTAGAACTAAGGGAGAGTTGGTTGTCATTATATTCTCCTTAAAAGTCGATGGAGTAAGAAGCTGAGGCATTAAATAGTACTTTTTTACATCTTTATGGACTTCTTTTTTGTTATAAAAATGTAAACCAAATATTAAAATACTCCAGCCGAATCTTTCTGAATGAAAAATATTATTAAAAAATCGCTGCTGCTGTTGTTGGCACTGTTGCTAATTGCTGTAATTGCTTTTTTTATTAATCCTAAATACTGGTTAGAGCTTACGCAACCTGTACAAATAGAGATTAATACTGCACATACTAAGATAACAGAGAACAATATATTCATGAAATTAGATGTTGAAATTTCAACAGATTATTACTTAGATGTTATTATTGATTCTATGGCTTATAAAGTATATATGGGAGAGACAGAGTTTTCTAAGGGAACTATTTTTGTGGATAGAGATTATCAAAAGAAAGGAGATAAAAATGTCTTGACAGTGCCCGTCGATATTAATAAAAAAGTATTGGAAGCTACCTTGGCAAAAATGAATCCGACCGATACTGCCACGATACGAGTCGTATTTCGAAACTATTTGGATTTGCCTATTTTTGGAAAACGGGAGTTGGAGATGGAAATTAATGAACAAACGTTGGCACCGAAGATTATCAAGGTTGAGATATTAAAAATGAAAAAGCGGGAGCTAAAGTTGCACCATGCAGTTTTTGATGTACAGTTGGCGATTAAAAATCCAAGTTTGCATCAGATTGTAATTGATGAAATCAAAGGAAAAATTGATTTTGAAGAATTGTTTGTCGGAAAAGTGAACCATAAAAAACAAATTGTGATCGAACCAATGAAAACGACAGTGGTCGAAACAAGAATGGATTTTGACAAATTGGAACTCATTAAGGATGCCTTAAATGTTATTTTTCATCCCAATAAGAAGTGGAAATATACTTTGGTAGCAGATGTGCTTTTAGTAAAGGAAGATGGCTCGACGCTTTTGTTAGATATATCTAATACGGGAAGAATGGATATTATGGAAAATAAGAAGAAAAAGAAAAAAAATAGGAAACGGAATTAATATAGTTAGATGTTGTATGTGATTAAAAAAAGAAGCCTTAATATATGAAAATGCCTGAAAATTGGGACTTTTACTTTGAAGAAGATGAAGATGGTCCGATGTCCATTTTTGTAAACATTGGATTGCATCAAATAGCTCCTATAAAAAAATATTTAAACCTTTTGTGCATTTCAATAAGGTATACATCAAAAGAGAATGGTTTTCCTACAAGCGATGATCTTGACAGGCTAAGTATTTTGGAAGAGGAAATTATTCCTACATTATGGAAAAAATTTAAGGCAATCCAAGTGGGACATATTACGTCAAAAGGAACAAGAGATTTTTTCATTTATTTCAAGGAAAAAGTCCAGATAGACAATATACTTTCAGGACCTTTTCGAAGTTTCCCATCAAGCACTTATCATTTTAGTGAAGATAAAAATTGGGATTTATTTTTAATGGTATTAATGCCATCTGAAGAACAATATCAATTGATGCAAAACAGGAGAGTTTTGCGCAATATGGAAAAGCATGGCGATACTCTTCAGAAATTAAGAGAAGTAAGTCATTGGGCGTATTTTGAAAAGCAAGAAGATCAATGTTCTTTTGAGAAAGCTGTTAAGAAAGATAACTTTAAAGTGCTTAGAAAGAGATTCAATAAAGAGGATAAATTAAGATATGAAATAGTTTTTTCAAGGCTTGATAAAGTTGACTATGATGAAGTTAATATTTATACCACTAGTTTATATAAATTAGCTAAAGATTTTAATGGGTATTATGATGGATGGGAATGTAAATCATTTACTGAATAAATCAAGTAATAAAAACTGTGTTATGGACAACCTGAAAAATTGCAGATTTTTCCTTAGGAGTTTATATTTCTACTCGTATAATACCTTTAATTTGTGGGGGATTCCTTATACAACACACAAAACTATTTGAGTATTATAATACTTCTGTCAAAAAGAGCTGCTTAAAACTTAGAAGCCTGTTTTCTTAAAAAGAACTTGTTATCTTCCTATGGTTCTAAAAAGAATGGTCTCAATAGAACTTTCTTTTATTTCTTTAATAAAGATGCTTGGTGTTTATGAAAAAACTATGGATTGGTTTCTTGTTGTTGGTTGTGTTAATAACCGCTTGTGATAAAAATATCGTAAATAATGAGCCTCAGAGTCACGCTTCATTTGATGCTCTTCTAACAAAATATGTAGATACAAATGGAAATGTTGACTACGTGGGGTTTAAAAATGAAGAAGCAAAACTGTTGGCATATATTGACTGGTTAAAATCCAATGGTCCAGAAACGACTTGGTCGGATAACAAACAGATGGCTTATTGGATCAATTTATACAATGCTTATACGATATATACTATTTTGGTAGAACATCCTGTGAATAGTATTTTAGATATTGATGGTGGTATGGTATGGACTACGCGTCAAATAATGGTTGGAAGCCAAGCATATACATTGGATCAAATCGAAAAAAATAAATTATTGGCTGCATTTGGAGAGCCCAAAGTGCATTTTGCAGTTAATTGCGCTGCTGCTTCGTGTCCTCCTTTATTGAACAAGGCATGGACAGAATCCAATATTCAACAATATTATACCAGTCAAACCAAAGCTTTTATTAATAATCCTACTTATAACACCATAACAACTGATACCATAGAAATTTCGAAAATTTTTGATTGGTATGCCACCGATTTTGGTGGCAGCAGCCAACTTGTAAATTACATTCAACAATATTCAGATCATACAATTTCTAATAATGCTGTTGTGAAATTTAAGTCTTACAATTGGGATTTAAATGCTCAATAGTCAGAAAAAAATAAGTCATCCTCTTTAATTAGAAGATGACTTATAGGTAGTAAAGTTTGTTGATAAGATTACCAATCTCGGCTTTCCATTAATTTAGCAATTTCAATAATTGTCTCTGTAGCGGCTACAATAGATTCTAAAGGAACATATTCATAACGACTGTGGAAGTTTAGACCGCCAGCAAAAATATTAGGACAAGGCAAGCCCATAAATGACAATCTGGAACCATCTGTTCCTCCTCGAATAGGACGAGTAATGGGTTGCATTCCTAAGTTGCTAATGGCTTCTCTTGCTAAGTCGACAATATGCATAACAGGACGAACTTTTTCTGCCATATTATAATATTGGTCACTCAAACTCAAAGAAAGACGATGGTCATATTTTTGATTTAAAGCATCTACTGTTTGTTGCATCAATGCTTTTTTTGCTTCAAATTTTTCTTTGTCATGATCTCTAATGATATAACGGAGTTCTGTTTTGTCTACATCTCCATTGACAGAAAGCAGGTGGAAGAAACCTTCATAACCTTCTGTTTTTTCGGGCACCTCCTCTGCGGGCAAAGCTTGAATAAGTTCGGCTGCAATATACATTGAGTTGACCATCTTGTCTTTTGCGGCACCAGGATGAACAATTTTTCCCTGTATATCAATGGCCGCGTAAGCCGCATTAAAATTTTCGTATTCAATCTCACCAGGAAGCGAGCCATCCATTGTGTACGCCCATTCTGCACCAAATTTTTCCACATCAAATAAATCTGCTCCACGACCTACTTCTTCGTCAGGAGTAAAACAGATACGGATTTTCCCGTGTTTAATTTCAGGGTGGTTAATAAGGTATTCCATAGCAGAAACAATTTCTGTTACACCAGCTTTGTCGTCTGCTCCTAAAAGTGTCATGCCGTCAGTCGTAATCAAAGTTTGACCTTTAAATTGGAGCATTTCAGGGAATTCAGAAGTTCTAAGAACAAGATCTTCTTTTTCGTTTAATACCAAGTCTCCACCATCGTAATTGTTCCAAACAATTGGAGCGCAACCTGTTGCTGTGAAATCTGGAGATGTGTCAATATGGGCAACAAAACCAACTGTAGGTATTTTCTTGTCGGTATTGGCAGGAAGCGTAGCCATAATGTAACAATGGTCATCAATTTCAACATCACTCAAACCTATGGCTTTTAATTCTTCTACAATTTGATTGGCTAAGATGAATTGTTTATCTGTACTAGGAATTTTTTCTACTCCAAACTCAGACTGAGTATCTACTTTGACATAACGGAGAAAACGATCTAAAATCTGCTCTTTCATGATGCTAATTTATAATTTATATACGGTTTTATAGAGCTGGTAAGTTACTTAAAGTCTTGAAAATTTCGTATTATTATCATAAAAAATCCAAACCATTAATAAACATGATCACGAATGAAATGGTATGCCTACAAAACCATCTTTTTGGGATTGACTTCGTCAAATGCTCTACTTCATAGCTTACAGCTATGAGTTTGCGCTTTTCCTTGTCCTTCAAAAAATCTTGCTTTTTCGGTAATACGACTCTATTCGTAATCATGTCTAATGAATTTTTCCCATGAAAAAAATAGGATACAAAGTGCTAGTTATTTTATTGCTTGTCGCATTGGTTGCGCTAATTGTTATTGTAGAGTTTATAGCTCCTTATGCTATTGTAATGCCCTAAAAGATTGATTTAGAAGAACACCAAGAGCGATTTTCTTATGGTGCCTTCCCTAAAGATTACCAACTAAAAACAGAAGTGTTGGAGATAGAGACAAAGGATGGTGTTATTTTGTCCAATTATTTGGCATTGCCAGACCAAGATTCTGTAAAAGGAACAATCATTATGCTGCATGGTATAGGAGGTTGTAAAGAAGATTATTTAGGGATAGCGAAGCGTTTGACCGAATCAGGATACAACTGTATGATTTATGATGCCAGAGCACATGGACAAAGTGGGGGAAAATATTGTACATTTGGGTATCATGAAAAAGAAGATGTTCAAGCTGTCGTTGCTGCAATTTTAAATTATGACCCCAATACGTCTATTGGAATTTGGGCGAGTTCTATGGGAGCGGCGGTTGCATTGCAGGCATTGGCTATAGAACCAAGAATTCAATTTGGCGTGATTGAAAGTACATTCACAGATTTATCAGAGATCGTTTATCAGTACCAAAAACGATACTGTTATGGGATTGGTTTACGTTTTGCTTCTAATCGAGCTTTAACGCTTGCTGGGCGGATTGCCAATTTTGATCCGTACCAAATTCAACCCATACTAGCTTGTAAAAAAATAAAACAACCTATTTTGATGAATCATGGCGATGCCGATAAGCATATTCATATTCGATATGGCAAGCAGTTGTTTGAAGCTTTGGCAAGTACTGACAAGACTTTTTATACTGTGAAAGGAGGAGCACACACAGATTTATACACGGCAGGAGGAGCCGCTTATTACAACCATACGTTAGATTTTATAGCAGCACATTTTTAGATACTCTACAATAATCGACAGGTCAAGCTGCTATTTTATAAAAAAAAGTGTAACTAATTGACTTTTTAGGGATTATTAATAAAAGCTATTGAAGTTCTTAAAAATGACCGACTATGCGATGCACTTTTTTTTTATGCTACTTGTGTTTACAGCTCACAACAGCTCATGCACAAGGACATCAACCTAATTTTAGTCCAGAGGACACGATTTCTTTTGTCAACTTGAATCTCATGAATCCCAACGGTAGTCCCTATGCCAATGCGCCCGTTGTGTTAAAGGGAAAAAAGGGACATGTGGTAGAAGCTATAACAGGCTCTAATGGACGTGTGAAAGTCAAGGTTCCTTTTGATGAGACATATACGGTTCATTGTGGCGAACACACTTGTCTGAGACCGATTACAATCAATGCGTTTCCTTATGTGACGTATAATTATCAAGCCTATACGCGTCGATTTATCTACTTTACATTTACGTATAGAAATATTGCCAATCAACGATTGCCCAACGAAGTCGTAACTTTATATACCACTACTGGGGAAGTTTTTAGAGATACAACAAATGCTGAAGGGCAAGTGCATTTTTACCTGCCTTTTGTATCTGAATTTAGAATTGCTGTAAAATACCATGATAATGTCAAAACGATACGTCCTTTAGATGTTGGCAAAGAATATAAGATTATGTCAACTGTTTTTACTTGGATGGGATCTAAAGAAAAAGAACGATTGGCGCACATTGCCGATTCTTTGTCTCGTCTTGTTCATATGGATGCCATTCATTTTTTAGATTCTTTGGTTAGAACGGGCAACAAACACAAAATAGCAGAGGAAGATATTTACATTCCAATAGACTATGATAGTGTGGAGTGGGTGAATGCCATGTTGCAAATTAAAGCGCAAACGTATAGAGAAAAATTAAAGCAAAATCCTCATTTTTTTGAAGAAAAAAATAAAGCAGTTCTAGCGCCTTTGTTTCGGTTAAAAAAGCAGTTTAAACATAAAATTGTCGTAACCGATATTACAGGATCTATGTATGGTTATACCGAGCAAGTGATCTTGTGGCATGCTTTAAATTTTATGGAGAACGAAGATAAAAAATACTTATTTTTTAATGACGGTGATAACAAATCTACTTCACAAAAGAGGATTGGTTCAACAGGTGGGTTTTATTTTTGTCAGGGGCAAATAAAAGATTTTAATACTATTATTAATACCATGAGAAAGGGGATGCGAAACGGAGGAGGAGGAGAATATCCAGAAAATGATGTGGAGGCATTATTGGCGGCACAAGATAAACGCAAAAAGTACGATGAAGTTTTTTTGATAGCAGATAATTATAGCCCGATACGTGATTTGGAATTAATGCACCAATTAAAAGTACCTATTCGTATCATACTATGTGGTGTAGAAGATGGCGGGAGTTCTTTTTGGGGGAAACAAGAGAAAATTATTAATGAAGAATATTTAAACTTGGCTCATGCAACGAATGGTTCTATTCATTTGATAAAACAGGACATATTTGACTTGGCAAAAACGCAAGAAGGAGAATCCATTACCATAAAAGGACAGAAATTTGACTTTATCAATGGTCGCTTTGTTCGCCAAGAAAAATTGTGATCGCATTATTTATTAGGAATATAATATTTCTAAAAAAAATGATTGTTTAAAAAATATTTTCTAAAATTTTTCTGGAAAATATTTTTTTTTGGATTGACCTTGTTGTTTTTTGTTATAAGTTTTTAGTGTTTTTTTAGTGTTGTTTTGTATTGTTGTTTAATGATTTATAAATAATTTTTTATTTAAAGTGATTAATTTTTATTTAAAAATGTCTTTTTAAACAGTAATGCTTCTACTTATTATTGTACTGTCAAAGAAAAGTATTACTCCAAACAAAAATTACGTTTAAATCAAAATCAACTTATGAAAGCATTTAATTATTTAACATTAGCTATTTTACTGTTCTTAGGGGCAACAAGTAGTTTGCAAGCACAGTGTAGTGCTACGTTTTCGTATACCAATACGGGGAACAACTACAACTTTACAGCCACTACGAGTGCGGGGATGATGAATCCTGTTTATGTATGGACTATTGATGATTACAATAATAATACAACGAACACGGTGACATCAGTTACCCCAACAATTAATTACAACTTTAGTGGTGGTTCTCCATTTGGTTACCATCATGCTTGTTTAACGGTATATGATAGTTTAACAAATTGTCAGACAACAACTTATTGTGATAGTATTATTAGCAATACTAATCCAAATCCATGTTCAGGTTTTGCTGTAACACACAGTCATACAGTTAGCGGCAATACAGCTTCTTTTACTAGCAATGTAGTAGGAGGCAATCCAATGTATAGTTATGCTTGGAATTTTCATGGTTTAGGAAGTTCTTCAGTTGCAAATCCTTCGTTTACTTACCCTGGACCAGGATGGTATGCTGCCGATGTAACTGTTTATGATACATTAGGTTGTCAAGCTACTTACCATGATTCAGTTTATATTAGTGGCAACACCAACCCATGTAATACATCGGTATGGTTTGTTGATTCCTTAGCAATGGGAAATAGTGTAACCTTCCACTCTTATGCATCAGGTTTTGGAGCAGGTGCTTATTACTCATGGGATTTTGGAAATGGTGTGTATGCAAGTGGACAATACCCAACTGTAAACTTATCAAATGGGTGGCACTATGTATGTTTGACAGTAGACGATTCAATTTGCGTTGAGACATACTGCGATTCAATTTATGTGAATGGAGGGAATCCAAACCCATGTAACACATCTGTATCATTTTCTAGTTCAGTAACAACAGGAAATCATGTAACACTTCAAGCATCTACTTCTGGTTTTGGAGCAGGAACTTCTTATACTTGGAATATAGGAGGTAGCTCTATCATTGTAGGAGGACCAACTGTAACATTTCCTGCATCAAATGGCTGGTATTCTGTATGTTTGACAGTAGATGATTCACTTTGTACAGAAACATACTGTGATTCAATTTATGTAAACGGTGGTAATACAAATCCATGTAGTGGAACAATTTCGTTTACAGATTCGTTATCATCAGGAAATAATGTGACTTTTAATTCGTCAGTATCTGGTTTTGGAGCAGGCGCATTTTATGCGTGGACATTTGGAACTAACTTTCAGGCTTATGGACCAAACCCAACGGTACAATTATCAAATGGTTGGTATCAAGTATGTTTGACCGTAAGTGATTCGTCTTGTACAGAAACATACTGTGATTCTATTTATGTGAATGGAAGTAATCCAAACCCATGTAATACATCAGTATGGTTCTTTGATTCTTTGTCAACAGGAAATAATATCACTTTCCATTCTTCTGCGTATGGCTTCGGAGCAGGTGCTTACTACTCATGGGATTTTGGAAATGGTGTGTATGCAAGCGGACAATATCCAACTGTAAACTTATCAAACGGCTGGCACTATGTATGTTTGACAGTAGATGATTCACTTTGTACAGAAACATACTGTGATTCAATTTATGTGAATGGAGGTAATCCAAACCCATGTAATACATCGGTATGGTTCATTGATTCCTTGGCAATGGGAAATAGTGTAACTTTCCACTCTTCTGCATCAGGCTTCGGAATAGGAACTTATTACTCATGGGATTTTGGAAATGGTGTGTATGCAAGCGGACAATACCCAACTGTAAACTTATCAAACGGCTGGCATTTGGTATGCTTGACAGTAAGTGATTCACTTTGTACAGAAACATACTGTGATTCAATTTATGTGAATGGAGGCAATCCAAACCCATGTGCACAAAATGCTGTAACATTGAACTTATTGTTTGATAACTATGCAACAGAAACTTCTTGGACTGTAACAGATGCGAATGGTGTAGTAGTAGCGAATGGTGGAAACTATAGCTCAGCTATGAACGGTCAAAACTTACCAATCAATTTATGTTTGCCAACAGGTTGTTATAACTTTAATATCTATGATAGCTATGGAGATGGTATTTGCTGCTTGTATGGCCAAGGAAGCTATACTTTGGTAGATGACTCAACAGGAAT
It includes:
- a CDS encoding alpha/beta fold hydrolase, which translates into the protein MEIETKDGVILSNYLALPDQDSVKGTIIMLHGIGGCKEDYLGIAKRLTESGYNCMIYDARAHGQSGGKYCTFGYHEKEDVQAVVAAILNYDPNTSIGIWASSMGAAVALQALAIEPRIQFGVIESTFTDLSEIVYQYQKRYCYGIGLRFASNRALTLAGRIANFDPYQIQPILACKKIKQPILMNHGDADKHIHIRYGKQLFEALASTDKTFYTVKGGAHTDLYTAGGAAYYNHTLDFIAAHF
- the pepT gene encoding peptidase T, producing MKEQILDRFLRYVKVDTQSEFGVEKIPSTDKQFILANQIVEELKAIGLSDVEIDDHCYIMATLPANTDKKIPTVGFVAHIDTSPDFTATGCAPIVWNNYDGGDLVLNEKEDLVLRTSEFPEMLQFKGQTLITTDGMTLLGADDKAGVTEIVSAMEYLINHPEIKHGKIRICFTPDEEVGRGADLFDVEKFGAEWAYTMDGSLPGEIEYENFNAAYAAIDIQGKIVHPGAAKDKMVNSMYIAAELIQALPAEEVPEKTEGYEGFFHLLSVNGDVDKTELRYIIRDHDKEKFEAKKALMQQTVDALNQKYDHRLSLSLSDQYYNMAEKVRPVMHIVDLAREAISNLGMQPITRPIRGGTDGSRLSFMGLPCPNIFAGGLNFHSRYEYVPLESIVAATETIIEIAKLMESRDW
- a CDS encoding PKD domain-containing protein: MKAFNYLTLAILLFLGATSSLQAQCSATFSYTNTGNNYNFTATTSAGMMNPVYVWTIDDYNNNTTNTVTSVTPTINYNFSGGSPFGYHHACLTVYDSLTNCQTTTYCDSIISNTNPNPCSGFAVTHSHTVSGNTASFTSNVVGGNPMYSYAWNFHGLGSSSVANPSFTYPGPGWYAADVTVYDTLGCQATYHDSVYISGNTNPCNTSVWFVDSLAMGNSVTFHSYASGFGAGAYYSWDFGNGVYASGQYPTVNLSNGWHYVCLTVDDSICVETYCDSIYVNGGNPNPCNTSVSFSSSVTTGNHVTLQASTSGFGAGTSYTWNIGGSSIIVGGPTVTFPASNGWYSVCLTVDDSLCTETYCDSIYVNGGNTNPCSGTISFTDSLSSGNNVTFNSSVSGFGAGAFYAWTFGTNFQAYGPNPTVQLSNGWYQVCLTVSDSSCTETYCDSIYVNGSNPNPCNTSVWFFDSLSTGNNITFHSSAYGFGAGAYYSWDFGNGVYASGQYPTVNLSNGWHYVCLTVDDSLCTETYCDSIYVNGGNPNPCNTSVWFIDSLAMGNSVTFHSSASGFGIGTYYSWDFGNGVYASGQYPTVNLSNGWHLVCLTVSDSLCTETYCDSIYVNGGNPNPCAQNAVTLNLLFDNYATETSWTVTDANGVVVANGGNYSSAMNGQNLPINLCLPTGCYNFNIYDSYGDGICCLYGQGSYTLVDDSTGMTLVSGGSFTYSETTNFCVGGASNSCGNFGNGSFTYSVGANGVVTFTPVLTSNQYPLNFTWDFGNGNTSNSSNPTFTFTNGYHLVCLTADSANCTFTYCDSIMVTTNNGNPTGPCANLTTDLHITQSINDPFLLWMQPVVNGAASNAGFTFVWDFGDGTGAMSGAPLHTYNSFGSYVVCLMALDTVNGCVSTFCDTITVDSVGNFSRNFTKPGFTVNMLPPVINYYTAVEEVEEGATTINLFPNPANSVVHLAISTEEAIDGTVSILDLTGKVAYMNNLNVGAGQEQVSLPIEQLPAGVYVVRITSETTQQTMKFVKE
- a CDS encoding DUF695 domain-containing protein; the protein is MKMPENWDFYFEEDEDGPMSIFVNIGLHQIAPIKKYLNLLCISIRYTSKENGFPTSDDLDRLSILEEEIIPTLWKKFKAIQVGHITSKGTRDFFIYFKEKVQIDNILSGPFRSFPSSTYHFSEDKNWDLFLMVLMPSEEQYQLMQNRRVLRNMEKHGDTLQKLREVSHWAYFEKQEDQCSFEKAVKKDNFKVLRKRFNKEDKLRYEIVFSRLDKVDYDEVNIYTTSLYKLAKDFNGYYDGWECKSFTE
- a CDS encoding DUF547 domain-containing protein encodes the protein MKKLWIGFLLLVVLITACDKNIVNNEPQSHASFDALLTKYVDTNGNVDYVGFKNEEAKLLAYIDWLKSNGPETTWSDNKQMAYWINLYNAYTIYTILVEHPVNSILDIDGGMVWTTRQIMVGSQAYTLDQIEKNKLLAAFGEPKVHFAVNCAAASCPPLLNKAWTESNIQQYYTSQTKAFINNPTYNTITTDTIEISKIFDWYATDFGGSSQLVNYIQQYSDHTISNNAVVKFKSYNWDLNAQ